Proteins co-encoded in one Octopus sinensis linkage group LG6, ASM634580v1, whole genome shotgun sequence genomic window:
- the LOC115213341 gene encoding uncharacterized protein LOC115213341: MQEDWCQGDDIDDDYNSLIEKLKECLRKAKGVCLREKKGRISEETTKLLKKRKNMKRTIEDHLEYSILSRVIREQLKKDFEAYWMEKLLKAAEEKKSLKKCKRDMVLYRSEVTALKNTDGIPVNEKSEMEKVCEDFYTKLFKSTRNVQPLPPLQQEENVPPILVSEVERAIGSMKNGITSEVLKSGREQLWKILAERFTHYLDEGRIPSQWKESNTILLYKKGDREDLKNYRPICLLSHEDNSEQVVTSSRRTTTEGASRLPEELQHNGPYICSNATA; this comes from the coding sequence ATGCAGGAAGACTGGTGCCAAGGAGACGACATAGACGATGACTACAACTCACTGATAGAGAAACTGAAGGAGTGTTTAAGGAAGGCTAAGGGAGTATGTCtaagagaaaagaagggaagaatctCGGAAGAAACTACGAAGTTACtcaagaagaggaaaaatatgaaGAGGACTATTGAAGATCACCTTGAATATTCCATTCTCAGCAGAGTGATTCGTGAGCAACTAAAGAAAGACTTTGAGGCATACTGGATGGAGAAGCTCTTGAAGGCCGCAGAGGAAAAGAAGAGCCTCAAGAAATGCAAGAGGGACATGGTACTATATAGATCGGAGGTGACGGCCCTGAAAAATACAGATGGAATACCGGTCAACGAGAAGAGCGAGATGGAAAAAGTTTGTGAAGACTTCTACACCAAGCTCTTTAAGTCTACCAGAAATGTCCAGCCGTTACCACCACTCCAACAGGAAGAAAACGTGCCACCTATCCTTGTCAGTGAGGTTGAAAGAGCCATCGGCTCGATGAAAAACGGTATAACATCAGAGGTGCTAAAGTCAGGCAGAGAGCAGCTCTGGAAAATCCTCGCTGAGCGATTTACGCACTATCTAGACGAGGGAAGAATTCCCTCGCAGTGGAAAGAGTCAAATACCATCCTGCTGTATAAGAAGGGCGACAGAGAAGatctaaagaactaccgacccaTATGCCTGCTGTCTCATGAAGATAATTCTGAACAGGTTGTCACGTCATCTCGACGAACAACAACCGAGGGAGCAAGCAGGCTTCCGGAAGAACTACAGCACAATGGACCATATATTTGCTCTAACGCAACTGCTTGA